The following coding sequences lie in one Candidatus Tanganyikabacteria bacterium genomic window:
- the modA gene encoding molybdate ABC transporter substrate-binding protein yields MSRGILPLLAAGLLAGVAPAHARATPAPALRVAAASDLATAFEEIGPAFQRATGRRVTFSFGSSGMLAKQLQQGAPFDAFAAASAQYADAATRHGACEAATRTPYARGRLALYSRLPGQAPSRVADLAAPRFRRIAIANPDHAPYGQAAREAMRAAGVYDRLKPRLVYAENVRQAVQFARTGNVEVAIVALPLVAADAPATWTEVPATLHAPLVQIVVACRGGADFAGGKAFGVFLAGPEGQIILARHGFAAGGQK; encoded by the coding sequence GTGTCTCGCGGGATCCTGCCGCTGCTGGCCGCCGGCCTCCTGGCCGGCGTGGCGCCGGCGCACGCCCGCGCGACGCCCGCGCCGGCGCTCCGTGTCGCCGCGGCGTCGGATCTCGCGACGGCTTTCGAGGAGATCGGTCCCGCGTTCCAGCGAGCCACGGGCCGGCGAGTGACGTTCTCCTTCGGGTCTTCGGGCATGCTGGCCAAGCAACTCCAGCAAGGGGCGCCCTTCGACGCCTTCGCGGCCGCCAGCGCGCAGTATGCCGACGCCGCGACCAGGCACGGCGCCTGCGAAGCGGCGACCCGGACGCCATACGCCAGGGGCCGCCTCGCCCTGTACTCGCGACTTCCCGGCCAGGCGCCCTCTCGCGTCGCCGACCTGGCCGCGCCCAGGTTCCGGCGCATCGCCATCGCCAACCCCGACCACGCGCCCTACGGCCAGGCCGCCCGCGAGGCGATGCGGGCCGCCGGCGTTTACGACCGCCTGAAACCGCGCCTGGTCTATGCCGAGAACGTGCGACAGGCCGTCCAGTTCGCCCGCACCGGCAACGTGGAAGTCGCCATCGTCGCGTTGCCACTGGTGGCGGCCGATGCGCCCGCCACCTGGACGGAAGTTCCCGCCACCCTACATGCGCCCCTCGTGCAGATCGTGGTCGCCTGCCGCGGCGGCGCGGACTTCGCGGGCGGCAAGGCCTTCGGTGTGTTCCTGGCCGGGCCGGAGGGCCAGATCATCCTGGCGCGCCACGGGTTCGCGGCGGGCGGGCAGAAATGA
- the modB gene encoding molybdate ABC transporter permease subunit, giving the protein MTFGPLALSFQVALAAIAVAGVLGITLAGLLARARFPGRDLVEALILAPMVLPPTVLGYYLLVVLGRNSPLGQAYEALTGSPIVFTRTGAIVAATVAALPFVIKSARAAMEEVDPRLVGAARTLGAGALRAFLTVVLPLSSGGIVAGLALGFARALGEFGITLMIAGNIPGLTQTGALAIYDAVQADREAEATGMVLILTALAVAALYAVSKLTGRPRHGW; this is encoded by the coding sequence ATGACCTTCGGACCGCTCGCCCTGTCGTTCCAGGTAGCGCTGGCCGCCATCGCCGTCGCGGGAGTGCTCGGCATCACACTGGCGGGCTTGCTGGCGCGGGCCCGCTTTCCCGGCCGCGATCTGGTTGAAGCGCTGATCCTCGCGCCGATGGTCCTGCCGCCCACCGTGCTCGGCTACTACCTGCTGGTCGTGCTGGGCCGCAACAGCCCCCTCGGGCAGGCCTACGAGGCGCTGACCGGCTCGCCGATCGTGTTCACCCGCACCGGGGCGATCGTGGCCGCCACCGTCGCGGCGCTTCCCTTCGTCATCAAGTCGGCGCGGGCGGCCATGGAGGAGGTGGATCCCCGCCTGGTGGGCGCCGCCCGCACGCTGGGCGCGGGCGCGCTCCGCGCCTTCCTCACCGTCGTGCTCCCGCTCTCGTCGGGCGGCATCGTGGCCGGCCTCGCCCTCGGCTTCGCCCGCGCCCTGGGCGAGTTCGGCATCACACTGATGATCGCCGGCAACATCCCCGGCCTCACGCAGACGGGTGCCCTGGCCATCTACGACGCGGTCCAGGCCGATCGCGAGGCTGAGGCCACCGGCATGGTGCTCATCCTGACCGCCCTGGCGGTCGCCGCCTTGTACGCGGTCAGCAAGCTAACGGGAAGGCCCAGACATGGGTGGTGA
- a CDS encoding ATP-binding cassette domain-containing protein, translated as MGGDLIAAIHVAGEPGHPQARLDAEIRVPPGITVLFGPSGSGKTTCLVTLAGLLRPTRGRIALGGQVFFDSDLGTDVPPERRRVGLVFQSLALFPHLSAEANVAYGLPAGLSGAARRDRARHWLERIRVPHLAQRKPASFSGGEAQRVALARALASEPRVLLLDEPFSALDLELRLELAEEVQAIVTELGLPALLVTHDREDARRLGRRLILLSAGRVVSEGVPADVLG; from the coding sequence ATGGGTGGTGACCTGATCGCCGCCATCCACGTGGCCGGGGAGCCCGGCCACCCGCAGGCGCGACTGGACGCCGAGATCCGCGTGCCGCCCGGCATCACGGTGCTCTTCGGGCCGTCGGGCTCGGGCAAGACCACCTGCCTGGTGACCCTGGCGGGCCTCCTGCGGCCCACGCGCGGGCGGATCGCGCTGGGGGGTCAGGTGTTCTTCGACTCGGACCTGGGCACCGACGTGCCGCCCGAACGGCGGCGAGTCGGACTGGTGTTCCAGTCGCTCGCCCTGTTCCCCCACCTCAGCGCCGAGGCCAACGTCGCCTATGGCCTGCCGGCCGGCCTCTCGGGCGCCGCCCGCCGCGATCGGGCGCGGCACTGGTTGGAGCGCATCCGCGTGCCGCACCTGGCGCAGCGCAAGCCCGCCAGCTTCTCGGGTGGCGAGGCGCAACGGGTCGCCCTCGCCCGAGCCCTGGCCAGCGAACCCAGGGTCCTGCTGCTCGACGAGCCCTTCTCGGCCCTGGATCTCGAACTCCGGCTCGAACTGGCCGAGGAGGTGCAGGCGATCGTCACCGAACTCGGCTTGCCCGCGCTCCTGGTCACCCACGACCGTGAGGACGCCCGGCGCCTGGGACGGCGCCTGATCCTCCTATCGGCCGGCCGCGTCGTCTCGGAGGGCGTGCCGGCCGACGTACTGGGCTGA
- a CDS encoding methyltransferase, with translation MRLGIVPGGLLERVAHATGLLPEPIMLTMWGMGYSRCAIAAARLGVFAALDGVPRTAEEVAGAISGDVRATEALLIALDGYGILRRRGGRYRLSRSAARWFRPGSPTSFSDGLLFAGELWDAFAATEAAVRSGQGGNFHAPDRPPEFWRNYMRGLATMSRLVGGEFARLVPVDRPPARLLDVAGGHGLLSAAMCRRHSGLRAEVLDLPAAAAEGRQIVAGAAGGDRVRFREGDLREVAWGEGYDVVMLCNILHNLSAGDCRTALAKARAALRPGGTLVVLEGEHAGGEGDVSLAAGFNELLFFIVSGTGLWPEPTLREWIGAAGFEGVRRKRLLMMPVALLLVAKA, from the coding sequence TTGAGACTCGGGATCGTCCCTGGCGGCCTGCTGGAGCGGGTGGCGCACGCCACGGGCCTGCTCCCCGAGCCCATCATGCTCACGATGTGGGGGATGGGGTACAGCCGTTGCGCCATCGCGGCTGCCCGGCTGGGCGTCTTCGCCGCCCTCGACGGCGTCCCGCGTACGGCCGAGGAGGTCGCCGGAGCCATCAGCGGCGACGTGCGGGCCACCGAAGCCTTGCTGATCGCCCTCGACGGTTACGGCATCCTTCGCCGGCGAGGCGGCCGCTACCGGCTCTCGCGGTCGGCGGCCAGATGGTTCCGGCCGGGCTCGCCGACGTCCTTTTCCGACGGCCTGCTGTTCGCCGGCGAACTCTGGGACGCCTTCGCGGCCACCGAGGCGGCCGTGCGGAGCGGCCAGGGCGGCAACTTCCACGCGCCGGATCGCCCGCCGGAGTTCTGGCGCAACTACATGCGCGGCCTGGCGACGATGTCCCGCCTGGTCGGCGGCGAATTCGCGCGCCTGGTGCCCGTGGATCGGCCGCCAGCGCGGCTACTCGACGTCGCCGGCGGCCACGGCCTGCTCTCGGCGGCAATGTGCAGGCGCCACTCGGGGCTGCGGGCCGAGGTCCTGGACCTTCCCGCGGCGGCCGCGGAGGGTCGGCAGATCGTCGCGGGGGCCGCGGGCGGCGACCGCGTCCGGTTTCGCGAGGGCGATCTCCGGGAGGTCGCGTGGGGCGAGGGCTACGACGTGGTCATGCTCTGCAACATCCTGCACAACCTCTCCGCCGGCGACTGCCGGACCGCGCTGGCGAAGGCCCGGGCCGCTCTCCGGCCGGGCGGCACCCTGGTCGTGCTGGAAGGCGAGCACGCCGGGGGCGAGGGCGACGTCTCGTTGGCGGCGGGCTTCAACGAACTCCTGTTCTTCATCGTCTCGGGGACCGGCTTGTGGCCCGAACCCACGCTGCGCGAGTGGATCGGTGCGGCGGGCTTCGAGGGCGTCCGCCGCAAGCGCCTGCTCATGATGCCCGTGGCCCTGCTGCTGGTCGCCAAAGCCTGA